The sequence below is a genomic window from Lolium perenne isolate Kyuss_39 chromosome 4, Kyuss_2.0, whole genome shotgun sequence.
tcgtcctcaggaatcttcacaaacatgaacacatgagattacaaaagttgaaattattaagaacatgtttgacagcaacaaaatagtccatacctcccgctcttctgaagaggaagatgtagcgatttcgccttcgcggcaacctagcaagctggctaaccgccgcatctttcgtgtagtgttctgcgtcatggaactcatggttacaaagccaccacaacataatagcgtacattcaaagttggtgatcataccttaatgaaatgccgCAACGGTCCGATAGGCTTTTCATCTGTCCCGCTCTGCTCCCACATAATCTCGCACTCGTGAGCTGTTTTTTTGATCTCCTCCCGCTGTGACAAATATAGCATACACAATTGAAGCGAGCACATGGCAatctagatgatgtactagttagtgagagaatccattaccacgaagttcagctccaaagcaatagaagtcgatctccctctgcgagcaaaggtgtcgtgctggctttgcgcaacctcatcgaactcgatggggtcgtccaagatgtcCTCAGCATACGCATGcttcactaactcgatacgcgtgttctcatggaaccactcgaggtagttgttgaaagcggccaagtcgtgaggcacaatctcctcagggccagcattccgtgtcgcttccaaacagtgttggaacgctgcgacgtggccgctatgatggactggccaatttgtgatcttcctctgccgctgcctatcaagcctgcaataATCAAGAAGTTAGTTTGtacctcttctatcaagaatcttccatcgcatgattccagaagtttacctatgaagcgtcttgtccgtgtcttgccacactGGTGGGCACTCCTAATACAGCCCAAACTatctcatcactctttgcggctggtggtgttcaacaagccacatgcatatgagtgggcagcgcataagccagaaccgcgcctcctccgtgcacttgtggttgaggtcaggcatccccgcgccaatacggtagtaggtaccatatggctcccattccacctgcagcatacaaatatttgagaatttagaacatgccagtacaatcaatgaaaactaggattgcaaaagagtgatcggttacctgctcagcggtaagagtgtccaactccgcagtgTACTGCCTGTACATGACCATTGGATCGCTACTCATCTCcaagacattgtcccaaaggtatgcccaagtgggctcccaatcaaggttctcatggtgatgaggccatggcctctcctTGAGTGTCCTGGgacgcccaactgataggcggtcccagctccatacggaaagtaggagcatgcttccaccaataccgccgctcccagtcctgctcccagtcctgcgacaagcttcgtccaactgcgcacataagacatttggttagtactttgtctagcatACTACTATAGAAAAATAGTACATAgaacaaatcatcacctgccggtagaggtaggcaagtgccgttgttccccaactccaccggtgatccaacaccgtaagcgccttcagccaacacGAATGGGCCAActtccccccactgtcaggaaagagagttctcgaaatcatgtaccataagtacacgcgggtgtacgtcctccgagtgtcctcgttggccccttccgggcattgtccaaagttagtcctgatccaagagaaagacgcgccggcgggagctctctcctttggatctgctggcggcggaggagccctgccaataagcgcctccatttgctggcgccacccatcagaagctgtgttcatacacagtggctcgccctgaataggtagtccaaggatcatggaaacatcctggagagtaggggccatctcgccggccctcaagtggaaggtgtgagtctccggcctccaccggtcgacaagggcagtgagtgccgaggggttcatgttcggccccccacggcttacaagggatatgaacggcataagaccggtaggctggatgaactccgtgtacctctcgtcatacggtatatccactgtgccatggtaacgaatcttcaaagggtgaagatccgttgtcctctccgtcatatgaacagcccggtgatccctgtcgtactcttcatccaggagccacaccatcctacatgtttacacaaatacaacatattatgagccattcataacaaatatgagcaacacatacatgagaatatatccaaataagccatcacacatacattcatatctaggcattcctaacaaatatgagttattccatcaagaatactaggcatatgtaacacatttgaatgcatttgctaggcaaatattaggcatttcaacacatacatacatagaacttcaacacatacatgtaaaatttcatatctagggttccaacaaatctagggttcatatccaaatccaccaacatatccaaatctagggttcatatccaaatccactaACATATCAATGGTTCATATCTAAATCCACAAACATaaatttccatgtctagggttcatacccaaatctaccaaatccaccaacactagtggatgaatcggagggaatcgaaggggaataccttgaggaatggatgaGGAAGGAGTTGGCCGGATAGATCTGACGAATCCTTGGTCGATTTGGTGGGGGGGCGAAGGGgagtcgggcggcggcggcggtttcctgggagaagagaagaaaaagagagaagaactggctgggtcgggctgggggcaggcgcggacgccacacttaagtggatgtgtggcgcccgtggcatcggcgccacacatgctagtgtggcgtccgtggcatcggcgccacacatagagcctcgcaaaacggctaagtcccagacgaattgtctcacactatgttttgggcaattacaagtgcatgtgtggcgccgttgggaggggcgccacacttgctgccacgtcggatgggcgcaccagctcagcgtcgagggcgtcacgtcggctgggtgtgtggcgccggcaggaggggcgccacacaaaagggttagattggtgaaacaGTTTCGCGgaaggtcagtctgtgcttttctttaacttttgggttatttttgtgcaagtcGCCATGGAAGAAGGGAAGCACAAAGAAAAGCGACCACCCGATGAAAAACTTCAAaacacacagaaaagcgagagccACTCGTGACGCGGCAGGAAGTTCTCAACGCCCTCCTAAAATTGGACGAACCAAGAAATCGCGCGCTCTCTTCTCATGCCGTCGGCGaccatctccacctccacctccgcttCCGCTTGCAACAACCTTTGCTCAAAGCAGCAACGCCCATTATCACTTATCAGCATGCGCTCGACGGCGGTTCAGGCACTGGCCACTCACAACCAGAGGCCCATAGGGCGCTCTTCTTTCTTCCACGCGAAACGCCCGTGCACTGGGATCCTGGTCTTGACCGGCCTGGGTGCCTGCTTGGAGCGCACGGGGagactggccacaaggtgttcgaGGAAATGCTGGACTAGGATGCCATGTGCTTGCACTTGTTGGGATGTTTATATGGAATATAGAAACTCTGAATGTTCAGTACTCATGATCAGCTCAACCAAAGGTAATATGAAAACTGTCAGTCCGACTGATTCCGTTTATGGAGGGATCCTGAACTGCGCTGCGAAGATCTGTAAACTTCTGTAATTGCTTCTTCCCAGGATTTATTTTATGATTTATTTATCCACCCACTTCTATCCAAAATTGGAAAGGGGGAAATTAGCCCGAAGAAACTTAGACACATGCCAACTTTAGCTCTCTACAAATCCTCCCCACCTACTATCTTTAATCTGCTTCACTGTAACAACCATGTTTTAGGTGCTCTTTTTTTCCCTTTTTGAATTTTCTCTACCTTATTTTCTATTCAATTAGCTGGAAAGGAATCTTCACAGAAATATACCATAAAGGCACAATCTCGTTTTTACAAATCCATTCTTCATAGTTATTCCCACCTTCCTCTCCTCCATTTCAGGATGAGAATGGAGTGAGGGGAAGGTGGGGGGCGTTGTTCATTTCGGTTTGGCATTATATTTTCTTGAAAGGGAAAGGAGAGCGGTAGGTATCCTTCGCAATTCTTCATGTGCTTGCCCCATTATGCTGAAGTATTATGACTAGCTGATAACTAGATTGTATATGGTTCTGTCTTTTTCTGTGAAGAGCTTAAATTATTTGATTGTGTATGAGGAGATTGCAGTTTCCATGGATTATTGGCATCCGTTGCTCTTGTTCTTGACTTCTTAACTTGTGATTAATTTTATTTGAGTTTCCTTGCAGAGATATTTTCAATTGCTTTGACATTGTCCTTAATGTTTGCTCTTAATTTGAATAAAAAACATTTTATCAGAGAATGATCATTTCATAATACCTCAGAAGATGGGATTTTGATCATACTTTTTTATTGTTGTATCAGATGATTGCAGTTTTCTTTTCTACTTCTGATTTTAGTTTACAAATTTGTTTGACTTCTGCTGCAGAGACTTTGTATTGTTCTCACATTGGTCTTCATGTGGTAAAACTGTTCTGTTCTATGTGTTAGCTTCAAAATCTGGAATTTCTATCACATTTGGATGCTCATGGTAGAATTATTTTCTAAATTTTGAGTAACTTCTTTGGATCATAGATTGCAGAGAGTTAGAAATTACTTTCATGATCATGGTCAAAGTTACTCCTTTTTATTATCGACATAAGATTATTAATTGATTTTCTAGTACTTTTGCTTTTCTAATGTAGTACAATTAGCACTCAAATTGAAGATTTTTTTTTGACATATCTTTCCTTCATAGTACAGTCTGGAATCTGGATTCTCGTTCCTTCAAATTAATACATCGTCAAGGCTGTTGTGAGAGTGAGAAGTCCAGGCATTGCTTTTTTTTTGCTGAATGAAGATACACATTCGATGCCTTCGATCAAGTGGAAGGGCACTAAATGTGTTTGTAGGCCAACTTTGTTCTAAATGCACAAGACAAGATGATACTTCTACTATGCAAAGCCAGACCACTGGTAGCACATGTATACATGGGTTGTTCACAGCGTCCGGTAAAGATGAATCCACAGCTGTAGCCGAAGTTGCTGCTGCTGATGGAAATACAGAAGTGTCCAATGTCCAGTTGAAAGAGAAGTCAGTTATCGGTTTTGATCCTCCTAGGAAGCCGAGTAAAAGACATAGACTCAAAATCTGGATCAGCACTCGGCACAGCGGCGTGATTGGACGATATGGTAATAAAACAGAATCAGGTATCTTCAGTGGGGCGAAGCGGTTCTCATCTGAACATTCGAATGCTGGATGGCCCGATTGGCTTGTGAATGTGGCACCTGAAGCAGTGCAAGGCTGGCCCCCCCGGCGAGTAGATTCATTTGAGAAAATAAGCAAGGTACGTTATCAGTTTCATGATCAGGAAAAATGATAGTTTTCTTGCTATTggcttttttaattgctcttttaATTGGGAAATTGCTTTATTTCTTTTGAGCTGCAGATTGGACAAGGAACTTATAGCAGTGTTTACAAAGCTCGGGATATTAAAACAGGCAAGGTTGTTGCGCTTAAGAAGGTGCGATTTGTCAATTCGGATCCTGAAAGTGTGCGCTTTATGGCCCGAGAAATATGTATTCTTCGGAAACTCAATCATCCTAATGTTATAAAACTGGAAGGGATAGTAACATCTCCTGTTTCAGAATGCCTGTATCTTGTCTTTGAATACATGGAACATGACCTTGTTGGCCTTGCTGCAACTCTAGACCTCAAGTTCACCGAGTCACAGGTGATTATGATATTATTCTTCAATTATTAACTTGATTGGAATACATGACATGAAGTTAAATTGGTTCTCATGGGTCGCAGGTCAAGTGCTTGTTGCAACAGATACTTAGTGGCCTTGATCATTGCCACAGCATTGGAGTTCTTCATCGTGACATGAAGGGCGCCAACCTCTTGATTGATAGCAATGGTTTTTTGAAGATTGCTGACTTTGGTCTAGCAACACTTTATGATCCTGGGAGTCAGCAACCAATGACAAGCCGTGTTGCAACATTGTGGTACAGACCACCAGAACTTCTGCTTGGTGCTACCAGGTACAGTGCTGCTGTGGACATGTGGAGCACAGGGTGTATTTTTGCAGAGTTGCTGACTGGCAAGCCAATCATGCCAGGCAGAACAGAGGTACAAGAAACTGTTATATTTTTAGAATCAAGAAAAGAGTATACTTTTGTTTCCTGGTTGACCACCAATTCCATGGTAGGTGGAACAAATTCACAGGATTTTTAAGCTCTGCGGATCACCTTCTGATGAGTACTGGCAGAAACTGGAAGTGCCCCCAACAGGGATGTTCAAGCCCCACCGCCAGTATAAACGGTGCATTGCCGAGAATTTCAAAGATTTGCCTCCAGAAGCTCTAGTTCTTTTAGACAACTTGCTTGCATTCGAGCCAGAAGCTCGTGGAACAGCTGCTTCTACTCTTCAGAGTGACGTAAGTTTAGTCAACCTCCATTGGTTAATGATCATCGCCTTTAAACTTTTAAACTCGACTTATAAAACTTATGAAAGTATCATATGATGGCACTAATTAAAAGATATTAATGTCAAGGAAGGGCAGATACAAAGGTTCAAAAGGATAGTAGTATTGGGGTGGTTAGCACTAACCTGAAAAACTGATTAGAACTAGTTCCATAAAAAAAATTGGTTACCATGGTGTAAGATGTCTATTTTCGTACAAGTTATTTGCTATAGCTAGGGGAGTTTGAACATCTTTTGATGAGCCTGAATGTTTTTCTTTTTGCACAAACAAATTTCATCCACATGAGTAACAAAAAGAATTTAATTCAATTAATCTACAATATGTGGCTAGTTACTGGTTGAATTTTTGTGGCCTGATACCGTTGAGTTTTTGAAGCCTTTGTACTAGATCCAAACTTGATTAGTTCCCAGCTTGTTACATGCATAATCTGTCAGATTGGCTCAGTAGTACTTTTCGAACGTAGTATCATGACAATACTCATCTAGCATGGAGAGATCTTCAAGTTATTCTTTCTAAGATCAGTTGGTATCTATTTATTTGATGAGATGGTTTGTTTTGCTAGTTGTGCTTCTTAGAAGATATTTTCAAAGCAGCACTTAATCAATTTATCCAAATCTTCAGTTTTTCAGAACGGAGCCACTTGCTTGCAGCCCTTCATGCTTACCAAAGTGTCCACCGAGCAAAGAATACGATGCTAGACTCCGGCAAGAGGAAGCTAAgaggtatgtctttcatattattTACTTCTGTTCATAGGGAGGATACAGTCGAGATGGTTTGTTAGTTGACTCAAAAATTCTTCTTGCTCTTCCAATAGGCAAAGGAAGGCAGAATCTGTTAGACCAGGAATCGGGAGTCCTACAGAAAACCACACTGCACATGGTCCCATTAAATCAAAGGTGCGTACAATAGCTCCAGAATCATTTGTTACTTTTCTTGATATGCTTCTGTTCTGTTAATAGTTTTTTTCTCGGTGGTCATTACGATCAGACAAAACGTGATCTCATGTACCAATCTTTAATCATGCATATGGTCATGGGAAGCATATCTTTTTCACATACCTTGTATGAAATGAAGCACTCCTATACCTTTTTTCCCGAAGAGATTGCCTTAGTCCAGTCTTTTTAATATCAGCACTACATTAGTTAAGTCTATGTTGCTATTGTCATCATACAGAGACTTGTTACCAACACAAAGTTCAATAATACAAATCTCAATCCAAAGGATGATCCATCGGCATTGGTTAATGAGGCGCAACCTCTAGAATTTGATTCCACGTGGAACAAGGGGGGCAACAGTTATACTACCCATCATGAAGTACCTGAACGCAAATACAGATCTGCGCGGGTGGCAAATTCTATTGCTTCAAGGACAAGTGAGTCGGACTTGCTTCAACCTAAATCGACTGATGTAAGGAATGGTATGCCTGCTGCTCGCAACAAAGACATGGGAGCAAAAGGCCCGATGACGGTAAGTATGGTATTGCTAAAAAAAATGTCATTTATTACTATAACCGTTGCTGTAGTCAACCAAAGCATAAGTATGGAAAGCAGAAAATCACATAATCTGTCAGTTAAGCTTTCAGGATATTTTTAATGCAAATCCAGTGATACTGCTGGATTATTGGTGTGTTTGATGATGCAAAAGTACACAATACAAAAAAATAGATTAAGTTTTCTACAATAACAAAGTTGCTTGAGTGAATATGAAATATACataatacatgttataagtttctGCTGAAAGTTCAGATGTTTATATAGCCCGTCGTCAGGACATCAGTTCTCCCTCACTGCGCACATATTGGTTTCTTTTCTATGTACCTTCCAGTTTATTCTATTGAAATATTTTGAGTGCTCAGTTTAATAttatatgtttttgtttttgtccgATCAGAATCACAAGGGTATGAGCAAAAGAATCCACTACTCTGGTTCAATAATTACAAAAGATGGAAACATGGAGGATATACTCAGGGAACATGAACGTAATATTCAAGAAGCAGTGCGCAAATCACGCGGTCCGACAAGAACGGAGAGTTGTAAAAGAGATGAGTGAGGTCGAACTGTCAAGGTACCAAGACACCCTACGTTCCCAAGTTCAAAGTCCTGAAATGGCAGTACTTCATTCTTCCACAAAGCATATTTGGGCAATGGCAGTACGTGTTAAATTAGTTGAGAAGAACTACTGCTAATATGGAAAAATGATGCTTGGGTCATATGGTGGCCATTTTTCTACAGCTCAAGGTCGATACAAGAATTTGGGCAATGACATTATTTCTGAGCAACACGATGTCTGGTCAGCCAAATGAGCATGTGTTGCCTTCTGTAAAGAAGTTTTTATGGTGGGAGTGGGGCATGGTAAAACTTAGGGGTTGGAGGTTTGAGAATACAAGCCAAGGTTTATAATTTTGGCAGTTTGTGGTCCTTGTATTTTGTCTTCGCAAAGATATCTAAAGTACAAGAGTTCCAGGGAAGGGTGTGCGCTACGGTTACCAAATAATGCTGAAGTAGTTTTTTTGTACACAGAAAACAGAATCATAAACAAACATGAAGGAGATAACCTGGGAGCTTCTGGTGATAAAGCAATGTATTCAAGTATCCAACCATGATGACCGGTGAATGCATCATGTGCAAACATGACAATTGAACAAACTCAATATCCTTGCTTCTGCCTTAAAATATACATTTTTCTTCTTCTAATGTTAACATGAAAATACAGAACTGGTAACCACATGTTTTTCCCTTGATGCTGCTGGGAACAGGAACCAAAGCTAAACTTGGTATTGCAGTTTATTCTCGTAACTTTCCCGATAAAAATAGGAGAAATGCAGTGACCAGATCATATGAGAACACATATCTGAGTGAAAACAAAATAATGTTCTTTTACGAAATGAAAGCTGTTTGTAATCTTGTTGATCTGATCCTGCTAAGGTTGGTTCATGTGTCGACTCTCTTTCATCAAGTTGGTGTAGGAGTTGTTGAGGTAGGTGCTTAGGAAGGAGTTGGTGACTCGCTGTAGCAAGTTGCTGCTAGTTCTGGTTCATGATCAAAAGTGCTTTCTTGGTGAGAAACTTCGTTTTGAAGCATTGATGCGCAACATTGATAACTCAAAATTATTGGTGGATTGACAGTAGAATTAATTACCCTATATTTATACAAGCCTAACCTTGAATTGTgtttgacacaattgtcttttcTACCAAAATATTTGACAACCAAATTTCAGTGTCACTCCGTCCAATTTGGTACAAGAAATTGCTAGACCCATTGCCCTGCCACTTTTTAAGATGAGGAATATGAAGTAGTAAAAATTCATGAAACAATCCAAACACATGCAACAGGGGTGTTCATCCTGGTGTCCAAAAACTCCAGATCCCATCTTCCCACACCTGTAAATTTCATCAAAAGCAATCAAAACATTCTTGTCTGTCCTTGAACAACAAACTGAAACCAAGAACCTTGGAAATGAAATGTTGCAGACATTTTCAGTTCTATAAATCCTACAACCATACCAGTATACATTTTTGTATATGCATGTGTTTGTTTATGTCTTAGCATTCTCAGGGGCAAAATGGCATCCCATCCTTTTCCCTGTGGCTCGTGATGGCGAAGTGCCTGAGCCTGCCAACCTCCTCCTTCATGTACCTTTCGCACAGGAACGCCCTGGAGAAGCTGTCCTCCACCTTCCTGTCCACGCCGTGCACCACCACGTCCGTCTCGCCGCTCCCCGGCCGCCGCGCCCGCGCCGCCATACCGGCCATGTATATCGCGCCGCCCACCCTGCCCGGTGCCTCCGGCACCCACCCCGCAGGCGCGTCCACGATGATCACGTCCCACTCCGTCTCGTAGAACGCCGCGGGCAGCCCACGCATGGCGAGCTTGCACGGCGACCGCTCAAAGTGGTCCGCCGAGAGCGCGCGGTCCTTGGGCGGGGAGGCGGTGCAGTCGGCCGAGCCGCGGAGGCCGAGGAGCTCGTCGGCGTCGGCGAGAGTTGTCTGGTACGCGACCTGGTGGGACTCGAGGGCGAGGCCCGGGTGGCGCGCGGCTGCCTCGGCGATCGAGGCGGCGTCCTCCTCGAGGAAGGCGGTGCGGCCGCCGTGGTTGAGCGCCGCCCAGAGCGCGCTCTCGGGGCCGAGGCCGCCGAACACCAGGACGTTGCACGGCGCGCGCCGCGCCAGCACACGCGCGGTCGCCGCGAGCTCGTCACCCGTCTGCGACAGCGTAGCGTTGGCCGTCGCGTAGTGGACCAACGCCTCGGCGACGGCGCCTGGCAGCTTCGCGCACCcaccctgctgctgctgctgctgtgcgTTGTGCCGGTCGACGGACACGGGCGGGGAGACGGTGGCGGCGCCTGCTGGCGATCTGGCGTGCGAGGCGGAGAGGGTGCGGAGtgtaaggaggagaaggaatgccgcggcggaggcggcggcgacgaggaggATGCGGCGGAGCGTGAGGTGCTGCCTGAGCTTGGCCTTGGCGGAGACGAGGTGATTCTTGAGCTTGGCCTTGCGCGCGAGCGTGGGGCTCGTCATTGTGTGTGCTGTGTCCTTGTGTTTTGGCGTGATGGCAATGCGCTGAAACCTGAAATATTTTGGTGTGGTGAGATGCTTCAAGGAGCAGCAAGGCAGGCAGCACTGCATGTCTGAAGATGGTTGATAAGGACAAGAGGCCTAAAGTTTGGTGGGCGTTTGTTAGATCCCACTGGCCTCTGTTGGTGTTTAATCCAAGTAAATTTGATTTGTAGATGAACTGTTCCTGAAGTCCAGGAACACAGAGGAGCAGGAGATCGAAACGCACAATTGCAGCGTCATGTTCATTGGATCCCTGTAAAATTATGGTTTGGCAGATT
It includes:
- the LOC127294023 gene encoding probable serine/threonine-protein kinase At1g54610, translating into MKIHIRCLRSSGRALNVFVGQLCSKCTRQDDTSTMQSQTTGSTCIHGLFTASGKDESTAVAEVAAADGNTEVSNVQLKEKSVIGFDPPRKPSKRHRLKIWISTRHSGVIGRYGNKTESGIFSGAKRFSSEHSNAGWPDWLVNVAPEAVQGWPPRRVDSFEKISKIGQGTYSSVYKARDIKTGKVVALKKVRFVNSDPESVRFMAREICILRKLNHPNVIKLEGIVTSPVSECLYLVFEYMEHDLVGLAATLDLKFTESQVKCLLQQILSGLDHCHSIGVLHRDMKGANLLIDSNGFLKIADFGLATLYDPGSQQPMTSRVATLWYRPPELLLGATRYSAAVDMWSTGCIFAELLTGKPIMPGRTEVEQIHRIFKLCGSPSDEYWQKLEVPPTGMFKPHRQYKRCIAENFKDLPPEALVLLDNLLAFEPEARGTAASTLQSDFFRTEPLACSPSCLPKCPPSKEYDARLRQEEAKRQRKAESVRPGIGSPTENHTAHGPIKSKRLVTNTKFNNTNLNPKDDPSALVNEAQPLEFDSTWNKGGNSYTTHHEVPERKYRSARVANSIASRTSESDLLQPKSTDVRNGMPAARNKDMGAKGPMTNHKGMSKRIHYSGSIITKDGNMEDILREHERNIQEAVRKSRGPTRTESCKRDE
- the LOC127294025 gene encoding glucuronoxylan 4-O-methyltransferase 2-like, with the translated sequence MQCCLPCCSLKHLTTPKYFRFQRIAITPKHKDTAHTMTSPTLARKAKLKNHLVSAKAKLRQHLTLRRILLVAAASAAAFLLLLTLRTLSASHARSPAGAATVSPPVSVDRHNAQQQQQQGGCAKLPGAVAEALVHYATANATLSQTGDELAATARVLARRAPCNVLVFGGLGPESALWAALNHGGRTAFLEEDAASIAEAAARHPGLALESHQVAYQTTLADADELLGLRGSADCTASPPKDRALSADHFERSPCKLAMRGLPAAFYETEWDVIIVDAPAGWVPEAPGRVGGAIYMAGMAARARRPGSGETDVVVHGVDRKVEDSFSRAFLCERYMKEEVGRLRHFAITSHREKDGMPFCP